From Varibaculum massiliense, a single genomic window includes:
- a CDS encoding DEDD exonuclease domain-containing protein, with protein MSAQFFGPPSRALRQHLSTLVPANGEIAPQGQFSQLGTPLSECCFLVVDLETTGMGAGAEITEIAAARYYKRRLCGTFRSLVRTRRPIPPKIVALTGITNSMVLAADPLEEVFSRFLTFWRAERPDSPPVNALVAHNASFDTGFLRRAAEQLDAPLPAALTVDTLAIARLLLPRPFVANHRLATLAKYFGAEKPTHRALEDVLATVTVLQGLLDLGQGAGLTHSQDFRVLQKVPRQLRAKRVLGAELPERPGVYIFEDEEGNPLYVGSASNLRTRVGSYTTTGEKRRQMREMLASACRIQHICFPHVLLARLKELELIARLNPPFNRASTRPDKYWLLELTDEDFPRLKLSKRVERENHSRTLGPFSTRKSAERVRRVLSRQWCLRTCTQEISPGNPADSCYLEELGACIAPCRPQKQASYAQHLAKLAADKPAAELVAVDTLLGKVRELAEREEYEQAAVIREQLSALMRAGAEQELLSPLLTAAELIFALPAARGGWVYLALAYGKLVGTAFTCANAPKIAIDQTVAGLAEVFPAPAPRFLAQDVLWEQLHILAQQLYQPGTRIVRMRGNKALALPAQGMLSRTQLRHTLDQARQPFSFQL; from the coding sequence GTGAGCGCTCAATTTTTCGGTCCACCTTCGCGCGCCCTACGTCAACACCTAAGTACCCTGGTACCTGCAAACGGTGAAATAGCCCCCCAAGGTCAGTTTTCGCAACTAGGAACCCCGCTATCTGAGTGTTGTTTTCTGGTGGTTGACCTGGAAACCACCGGGATGGGTGCCGGGGCGGAAATCACCGAAATTGCGGCTGCCCGTTACTATAAACGCCGCCTGTGTGGAACTTTTCGTTCTCTGGTGCGAACCCGCCGTCCGATTCCCCCAAAAATCGTGGCGCTGACCGGAATCACCAACTCGATGGTGCTGGCTGCCGACCCCCTGGAAGAGGTTTTTTCGCGTTTCCTTACATTTTGGAGGGCGGAGCGTCCCGATTCTCCCCCAGTAAACGCTCTGGTGGCTCATAATGCTAGTTTCGATACCGGATTCTTGCGCCGCGCTGCCGAGCAGCTAGACGCTCCTCTACCTGCCGCCCTCACCGTTGATACCTTGGCGATTGCCCGCCTACTGCTGCCGCGCCCTTTTGTCGCGAATCACCGCCTGGCTACCCTCGCTAAATATTTTGGCGCGGAAAAGCCTACTCACCGTGCCCTAGAGGATGTTTTGGCTACAGTCACTGTGCTACAGGGGCTACTGGATCTAGGGCAAGGGGCAGGTCTTACCCACAGCCAAGATTTTCGGGTTTTGCAAAAGGTTCCCCGCCAGCTTCGGGCAAAACGGGTGCTGGGAGCGGAGCTACCGGAGCGTCCCGGGGTTTACATTTTTGAGGACGAGGAAGGAAATCCTCTCTATGTAGGGTCAGCTTCTAACCTGCGAACCCGGGTCGGCAGTTACACCACAACGGGTGAAAAACGTCGCCAAATGCGGGAAATGTTAGCCTCCGCTTGCCGGATTCAGCATATTTGTTTTCCCCATGTCCTCTTGGCACGGCTAAAAGAGCTGGAGCTAATCGCGCGTCTTAACCCACCTTTTAACCGCGCCAGTACCCGCCCTGATAAATATTGGCTGTTAGAACTAACCGATGAAGATTTTCCGCGCCTAAAACTCTCTAAACGGGTAGAGCGAGAAAACCACTCCCGCACCCTCGGGCCGTTTTCTACCCGCAAAAGCGCTGAGCGAGTCCGCCGGGTACTCTCCCGGCAGTGGTGCCTGCGCACCTGTACTCAAGAAATTTCCCCCGGGAACCCTGCGGATAGTTGTTACTTGGAAGAGTTAGGGGCCTGCATTGCTCCCTGCCGCCCACAAAAACAAGCTAGTTATGCCCAGCACCTAGCAAAACTGGCGGCTGATAAGCCCGCCGCAGAGCTGGTCGCGGTTGACACGCTGTTAGGAAAAGTGCGTGAGCTGGCAGAGCGTGAAGAATACGAGCAGGCAGCAGTGATTCGGGAACAGCTTTCTGCGCTAATGCGCGCAGGTGCAGAACAAGAATTATTATCCCCGCTGCTCACGGCGGCAGAACTAATTTTTGCCCTCCCGGCTGCTCGCGGCGGATGGGTTTACCTCGCCCTCGCCTACGGAAAACTGGTAGGTACTGCGTTTACCTGCGCTAACGCCCCTAAAATTGCGATAGACCAAACGGTTGCGGGATTAGCGGAAGTTTTCCCGGCACCTGCTCCCCGCTTCCTCGCCCAAGATGTCCTTTGGGAACAGCTACATATTTTGGCGCAGCAACTTTATCAACCGGGAACCCGGATTGTACGGATGCGGGGAAACAAGGCCCTTGCTTTGCCTGCCCAGGGAATGCTTTCTCGCACTCAGTTACGACATACCTTGGATCAGGCGCGACAGCCGTTTTCTTTCCAGCTTTGA
- a CDS encoding FKBP-type peptidyl-prolyl cis-trans isomerase, producing MRVIAVALLAAVCLCSLAGCSQGGTEASAPEVKGKFPAVSGELGQAPQMEAGVGKAPTSLQVRVLHQGDGRKVTAKDQVLMDTLGNLWDGKTVMSTFRIGDSAQGYAMSEVIAGWKQGLIGKKLGSRVQLTVPPKLGFQGEAAKRIPADSTMVFVIDLISAMDLSDVSALKQAKKIDKSFEKLPKGVKIAGAPGSQPQLSIDPDMPAPELKQVIMLYQGTGPKLEPDDFPGVHLTAASYQQGEWSKVSSSWESGKMVSTPATVQTTPQFLGVPIGSRMVMIEPAEGARQGAKAHPARIAIYDIGAKQTSTRLG from the coding sequence ATGCGGGTGATAGCAGTCGCACTTTTGGCTGCTGTTTGTCTGTGCTCCCTCGCGGGCTGCTCCCAGGGAGGGACCGAAGCCTCCGCTCCCGAAGTAAAAGGGAAGTTCCCGGCAGTCTCCGGTGAGTTAGGGCAGGCGCCCCAAATGGAGGCAGGTGTGGGCAAAGCCCCCACCAGTTTGCAGGTACGAGTGCTTCACCAGGGCGACGGACGCAAAGTAACCGCCAAAGACCAGGTGTTAATGGATACGTTGGGTAACCTGTGGGACGGAAAAACCGTGATGAGCACCTTTAGAATTGGGGACTCTGCCCAAGGCTACGCGATGAGCGAAGTTATCGCCGGTTGGAAGCAAGGGCTAATCGGCAAGAAACTCGGCTCGCGGGTGCAGCTTACCGTACCCCCGAAACTAGGATTCCAAGGTGAAGCTGCCAAGAGGATCCCCGCCGACTCCACTATGGTGTTCGTGATTGACCTGATCAGCGCCATGGATTTAAGTGATGTCTCGGCACTGAAACAGGCGAAGAAAATCGACAAATCATTCGAGAAGCTACCTAAGGGAGTGAAGATTGCCGGCGCTCCCGGCAGTCAGCCGCAACTGAGCATCGATCCCGATATGCCGGCTCCAGAGTTAAAACAGGTAATCATGCTTTACCAAGGCACGGGACCGAAACTGGAACCGGATGATTTTCCCGGGGTACATTTGACTGCCGCCAGCTATCAACAGGGTGAATGGTCGAAAGTTTCTAGCTCATGGGAGAGCGGCAAAATGGTGTCTACCCCCGCTACCGTGCAGACTACCCCACAGTTTCTGGGGGTACCGATCGGTTCGCGGATGGTGATGATAGAGCCCGCCGAGGGGGCGCGCCAAGGGGCGAAGGCACATCCAGCGCGGATTGCTATCTACGACATCGGGGCGAAACAAACCAGCACCCGCCTCGGGTGA
- a CDS encoding response regulator, which yields MAEAEKNLQILLYSDDREVRRQVIAGVGIKPAADLPKITWDETATATITQDKVRNNHYDLLILDGEATKISGISVAKSLAEENNNLPPILILTARQQDEWLVGWAGAAKAVERPLTPLKLQEAVSELLR from the coding sequence ATGGCGGAAGCGGAAAAGAACCTGCAGATTTTGTTGTACAGCGATGACCGTGAGGTGCGCCGACAAGTAATCGCCGGGGTAGGGATCAAACCCGCGGCGGATTTGCCGAAGATTACGTGGGATGAAACTGCTACTGCCACTATCACTCAGGACAAGGTACGCAATAATCATTATGATTTGCTGATCCTTGATGGGGAGGCCACTAAGATCTCTGGGATTTCGGTAGCGAAGTCTCTAGCTGAGGAAAATAACAACCTGCCGCCGATTCTGATTTTGACTGCCCGCCAACAGGATGAATGGCTGGTCGGCTGGGCGGGAGCTGCCAAAGCGGTAGAACGCCCCCTCACCCCCCTAAAGCTACAAGAAGCGGTATCAGAACTGCTGCGCTAA
- a CDS encoding pyrophosphate--fructose-6-phosphate 1-phosphotransferase: MTIKRVALLTAGGFAPCLSSAVGGLIERYTELAPEVEIIAYKHGYHGLLSKNFIVVDEDARKNAGLLHEYGGSPIGNSRVKLTNTKDLVKRGLVKEGVNPLEFAANRLVEDGVDVLHTIGGDDTNTTAADLAHYLHEHDYELTVVGLPKTIDNDIIPIRQSLGAWTAADNGALFAEHVIGECQSNPRELIIHEVMGRHCGYLTAATARSYRKLLDKKQWLPSMGLTRESRDIHAIFVPEAHIDIEVEAARLRKVMDEVGNVNIFLSEGAGVSEIVEQMEQAGETVPRDPFGHVQLDKINPGQWFARQFAERIGAEKVMVQKSGYFSRASAAGVEDLRLIKSMTDYAVQCALEGKPGLIGHDEENGDLLSAIAFARIKGGKAFDINTPWFQEMMADLGQEVKPA; encoded by the coding sequence ATGACCATTAAACGGGTAGCACTACTAACTGCGGGCGGCTTTGCGCCCTGTCTTTCATCAGCGGTTGGTGGATTGATTGAGCGTTATACCGAACTGGCCCCGGAAGTTGAAATCATTGCCTATAAGCACGGCTACCACGGGTTGCTGTCCAAGAATTTTATTGTGGTAGACGAAGATGCTCGTAAAAATGCTGGTCTGCTGCATGAATATGGTGGTTCCCCGATTGGTAACTCCCGGGTGAAGCTCACCAACACCAAGGATTTGGTTAAACGCGGTCTGGTTAAAGAGGGAGTTAATCCCCTGGAATTCGCGGCTAATCGCCTGGTAGAGGACGGGGTAGATGTGCTGCACACTATCGGTGGGGACGACACTAACACCACCGCGGCTGACCTTGCGCACTACCTGCATGAACATGACTATGAACTGACCGTTGTGGGTCTGCCGAAGACCATTGACAACGACATTATCCCGATTCGTCAATCCTTGGGCGCCTGGACGGCTGCCGATAACGGAGCGTTATTTGCTGAACACGTAATTGGGGAATGTCAGTCCAACCCGCGGGAACTGATTATCCACGAAGTAATGGGACGCCACTGCGGTTATTTGACGGCTGCTACTGCCCGTTCCTACCGCAAGCTATTGGACAAGAAACAGTGGCTGCCCTCCATGGGTCTTACCCGCGAGTCTCGCGATATTCACGCTATTTTTGTGCCTGAGGCACATATCGATATCGAGGTCGAGGCCGCCCGTCTGCGCAAAGTTATGGATGAGGTAGGGAACGTAAATATCTTCCTTTCCGAGGGCGCCGGGGTCAGCGAAATCGTGGAGCAGATGGAGCAGGCAGGGGAGACCGTTCCCCGTGATCCCTTCGGTCACGTCCAGCTAGATAAAATTAACCCCGGTCAGTGGTTTGCTCGCCAATTTGCCGAGCGGATCGGAGCGGAAAAAGTGATGGTGCAAAAGTCCGGTTACTTCTCGCGTGCTTCTGCTGCGGGCGTTGAAGACTTGCGCCTGATTAAGTCGATGACCGATTATGCGGTGCAGTGCGCACTGGAAGGCAAACCTGGTTTGATTGGTCATGATGAAGAAAATGGGGATTTGCTGAGCGCGATTGCGTTTGCGCGGATCAAGGGCGGTAAAGCCTTTGATATTAATACCCCCTGGTTCCAGGAAATGATGGCAGACCTTGGGCAGGAAGTTAAGCCTGCCTAG
- a CDS encoding FKBP-type peptidyl-prolyl cis-trans isomerase, giving the protein MKRRLSSSLAAFALMGVIIGGALTACSTNDSGVKVEGDYGKAPKVSAGEGTPSKDLKVVTLKEGEGEACGTGAVVEVNYHGQLWNGKKFDSSFDRGKPAVFSLKQVVPGWGQGLKDAKPGSRTLLVIPPDLGYGDQAAGTIPAGSTLVFVVDTLKCFSASQAKKGEQLLAGAKATGDTLPGLEVDGKLGAKPTLKVTPDQLAKDRTVVVLAQGKGAPLKAKDVVIVHQSWVDPDGKTASTWDSATPMPLQGEKTLAELGLDKELAGKTVGSRLGLSSMQNGQAVAIVLDIVGTL; this is encoded by the coding sequence GTGAAACGTAGACTTTCATCTTCTCTAGCTGCCTTTGCTCTGATGGGAGTAATAATCGGCGGCGCCCTCACCGCTTGCAGCACCAATGATTCCGGGGTGAAAGTTGAGGGCGACTACGGCAAAGCTCCCAAGGTTAGTGCCGGGGAAGGAACTCCGTCTAAAGACCTGAAAGTTGTCACCCTTAAAGAAGGAGAAGGTGAAGCCTGCGGCACAGGCGCGGTGGTAGAAGTCAACTATCACGGGCAACTGTGGAATGGGAAAAAATTCGATTCCAGTTTTGACCGCGGAAAACCCGCTGTCTTTTCCTTAAAACAGGTAGTTCCCGGCTGGGGACAGGGGCTTAAAGATGCCAAGCCAGGATCGCGCACCCTCCTGGTGATTCCTCCCGACTTGGGGTACGGGGATCAGGCAGCCGGCACTATTCCCGCCGGATCTACCCTGGTATTCGTAGTGGATACTCTAAAGTGCTTCTCTGCTTCCCAGGCGAAGAAAGGCGAGCAGCTGCTAGCAGGAGCTAAAGCAACCGGCGACACTCTGCCCGGTCTGGAAGTTGACGGCAAACTGGGAGCAAAGCCGACATTGAAAGTAACCCCAGATCAGCTGGCCAAAGATCGCACGGTGGTAGTGTTGGCGCAAGGAAAAGGGGCGCCGCTGAAAGCCAAAGATGTGGTGATAGTGCATCAAAGCTGGGTAGACCCGGATGGGAAGACTGCCTCCACCTGGGATAGCGCAACCCCGATGCCGCTGCAGGGGGAAAAGACTCTAGCCGAGTTGGGATTAGATAAAGAACTTGCTGGTAAAACTGTGGGATCGCGCCTAGGTTTAAGTTCCATGCAAAACGGGCAAGCCGTAGCAATCGTGCTAGATATTGTCGGCACCCTCTAG
- the pknB gene encoding Stk1 family PASTA domain-containing Ser/Thr kinase yields the protein MSIDPESRGRPSDIPQDSSIPHAAAKAADTGQIPEIKHSSADEDPMQKRLIDGRYRIVKIIDTGGMASVYRAHDERLGRDVALKIMHPHLANTASLVERFEAEARSAARLMHPEIVQIFDQGTWRRRPYLVMEFINGPNLRQVLTKEGTLPLGRALEITEQVLEALQAAHGMQIIHRDIKPENILLAPSGKVKVADFGLAHAVNQATGTTTGSVMGTVTYLAPELISQTTSDARCDVYSVGIMAYELISGVPPFQGETAIRTAWQHVSEDVPPLSNTVSWIPSEVDDLIAALTAREPQDRPADAGAALQLIRAVSACLSPELSARKAKRPVSVAQETETERTPLGKGGTALLPVLPASSPQVPAAPIRPHSADTSDDYSATLPEANPEKPLTVVAAATPEETSKAPPQEKSKKRLVAAIIAAILVTAGAVTGWYFTLGPGGRVAIPNVEGKTVAQAKSMLVKAELKVKISREYSDTIAPNKATRTNPKAGAKAWKKSRVNLYISRGIEYVKVPDLTGKDGSQAAKLLKGAKLKLAGTSAEYSDEVEKGKIIATDPKAGTTLRHHSPVKVTVSKGKEPITLPDLAGKTEEEAAEILSNLKLEMEKTTEFSDSVPRGQVIGQEPEAETTVYHHDRIKVRFSLGPEMVEVPNVTALSMAEAKQKLTDLGFQVNVQKQLLGIAPNRVYSQSPGGGTKLKSGSTVTLTYV from the coding sequence ATGAGCATTGATCCGGAATCTAGAGGACGCCCTAGCGACATCCCGCAGGATTCGTCTATCCCCCACGCAGCTGCTAAAGCCGCAGATACTGGACAGATTCCGGAAATAAAACACAGCTCTGCCGATGAAGACCCTATGCAAAAACGCCTAATCGATGGACGCTACCGGATAGTGAAGATTATTGACACCGGGGGGATGGCCAGTGTTTACCGCGCTCATGACGAGCGGTTGGGGCGCGATGTGGCGCTAAAGATTATGCATCCCCACCTAGCTAATACTGCCTCCCTGGTGGAGCGGTTTGAGGCAGAGGCACGCTCGGCTGCCCGCTTGATGCATCCGGAGATTGTGCAGATTTTCGATCAGGGAACCTGGCGGCGCCGCCCCTACCTGGTGATGGAGTTTATTAATGGTCCGAATCTGCGCCAGGTACTGACTAAGGAAGGCACTTTACCCTTAGGACGTGCTCTAGAAATCACCGAACAGGTTTTAGAGGCGTTGCAGGCAGCTCATGGGATGCAGATTATTCACCGCGATATTAAACCGGAAAATATTTTGCTGGCTCCCTCGGGGAAGGTAAAAGTAGCTGATTTTGGACTTGCTCACGCCGTTAATCAAGCTACCGGCACCACTACCGGATCGGTAATGGGAACAGTCACTTATCTGGCTCCGGAACTGATTTCCCAAACTACCTCGGATGCTCGTTGCGATGTCTATTCCGTGGGAATCATGGCGTATGAGTTGATTAGCGGGGTGCCGCCCTTCCAAGGTGAGACTGCGATTCGTACTGCCTGGCAGCATGTAAGCGAGGATGTGCCCCCGCTTTCCAACACAGTGTCTTGGATTCCTAGCGAGGTCGACGATTTGATTGCGGCGCTTACTGCCCGTGAGCCCCAAGATCGCCCCGCTGACGCCGGAGCAGCGCTACAGCTGATCAGGGCAGTATCGGCTTGTCTTAGTCCTGAGCTGAGCGCACGGAAAGCTAAGCGCCCGGTGAGCGTAGCGCAAGAAACTGAAACTGAACGTACTCCCCTAGGCAAAGGGGGAACTGCATTACTGCCGGTTTTGCCGGCCTCCTCCCCGCAGGTACCTGCAGCTCCGATTCGTCCTCATAGTGCAGACACTAGCGATGATTATTCTGCTACCCTACCTGAGGCCAACCCCGAAAAACCGCTAACCGTGGTTGCAGCAGCCACCCCGGAGGAAACCTCTAAAGCCCCTCCTCAAGAAAAAAGCAAGAAACGCTTAGTAGCAGCGATTATCGCCGCGATTTTGGTAACAGCCGGGGCTGTAACTGGCTGGTATTTTACTTTGGGACCTGGAGGGCGAGTAGCGATTCCCAATGTGGAAGGGAAAACCGTAGCGCAAGCTAAATCCATGCTGGTAAAAGCAGAGTTAAAGGTGAAAATTAGTCGCGAATACTCCGATACTATTGCCCCTAATAAGGCGACCCGCACCAATCCCAAAGCTGGTGCGAAGGCATGGAAAAAATCCCGGGTGAATCTGTACATTTCACGGGGAATTGAATACGTGAAAGTCCCCGATTTAACGGGCAAAGATGGTAGTCAGGCCGCGAAGCTACTTAAAGGGGCAAAGCTGAAACTAGCCGGTACCAGCGCAGAGTATTCCGATGAGGTCGAAAAAGGGAAAATCATTGCGACCGATCCGAAAGCCGGCACTACGTTACGCCATCACAGCCCGGTAAAAGTGACGGTTTCAAAAGGGAAAGAACCGATTACTTTACCGGATTTAGCTGGTAAAACCGAAGAGGAAGCTGCAGAAATTCTCAGTAACCTCAAATTGGAGATGGAAAAAACTACCGAGTTTTCTGATTCTGTTCCGCGTGGGCAAGTAATCGGGCAAGAACCGGAGGCAGAAACTACCGTTTATCACCATGACCGGATAAAAGTGCGATTTTCGCTAGGTCCGGAAATGGTGGAAGTCCCTAATGTGACCGCTTTATCTATGGCGGAAGCTAAACAAAAGTTGACGGATTTGGGCTTCCAGGTGAATGTACAAAAACAACTATTAGGGATTGCTCCCAACCGGGTTTATTCCCAATCCCCTGGTGGGGGCACCAAGCTCAAGAGTGGATCTACGGTTACTTTAACCTACGTATAG
- a CDS encoding class II 3-deoxy-7-phosphoheptulonate synthase: MDEKTTKALNSWRNCPATQQPSYPDQDKLQEKLADLRTRPPLVFAGEVDALKELLAEASKGRAFVLTGGDCAETFAESTANRVRLKIQTILQMAIVLTYGASLPIVKMGRMAGQYAKPRSSDTETRDGVTLPSYRGDAVNSFEFTPEARTPDPARLLDTYTRSGTTLNLIRAFTQGGYADLHRVHEWNRGFTSNPAYKRFDALAGDIDRAISFMDAAGVSADELRTVDFYSAHESLLLEYEQAMTRVDSRTGNLYDTSAHFLWIGERTRQADGAHVEQLSQVANPLGVKIGPDARGDDLSRLQDKLNPQAEPGRLSFITRMGAKELKSSLPALLEAQKRDGRPVTWMCDPMHGNTIQSSSGYKTRSFERILEEVASFFAAHQEAGTIPGGIHVELTGDDVTEVIGGSERLTEDSLKNRYETRVDPRLNHQQSLELAFQVAEMLQKRHDTMGNPLREPLEPWGYTV, encoded by the coding sequence GTGGACGAGAAAACAACTAAGGCGCTGAATTCTTGGCGTAACTGCCCAGCAACCCAGCAGCCCAGCTATCCAGATCAGGACAAGCTACAAGAAAAACTAGCTGACCTGCGTACTCGCCCTCCTTTGGTGTTCGCCGGAGAAGTAGATGCCTTAAAAGAACTACTGGCAGAAGCCAGCAAGGGACGCGCCTTTGTGCTTACCGGTGGGGACTGTGCGGAAACCTTCGCGGAGTCAACTGCTAATCGGGTACGGCTGAAAATCCAGACCATTTTGCAAATGGCGATTGTGCTCACCTATGGGGCGTCCTTGCCGATTGTAAAAATGGGGAGAATGGCTGGTCAGTATGCCAAACCTCGCTCCAGTGATACTGAAACCCGTGACGGAGTTACTTTGCCGTCCTACCGGGGAGATGCAGTCAACTCTTTCGAGTTCACCCCCGAGGCGCGCACTCCTGATCCGGCACGGCTACTAGATACCTACACTCGTTCGGGTACCACTTTGAATCTGATTAGAGCCTTTACTCAAGGTGGGTATGCTGACTTGCATCGGGTACATGAATGGAACCGTGGTTTTACTTCCAACCCGGCATATAAACGTTTTGATGCCCTCGCTGGCGATATTGACCGCGCAATTTCTTTTATGGACGCTGCCGGAGTTAGCGCTGATGAATTGCGCACCGTGGACTTTTATAGCGCCCACGAATCTTTACTTTTAGAGTACGAACAAGCTATGACCAGGGTGGATTCCCGTACCGGTAATCTTTACGATACCTCTGCGCATTTCCTGTGGATAGGGGAGCGTACCCGCCAGGCGGATGGCGCCCATGTGGAGCAACTCTCCCAAGTTGCCAATCCTCTGGGGGTAAAAATTGGTCCTGACGCTAGGGGTGATGACCTTTCTCGGCTGCAAGATAAACTAAACCCCCAGGCCGAGCCGGGACGGCTATCCTTCATCACTCGAATGGGTGCCAAGGAATTGAAATCCTCTCTACCGGCACTTTTAGAGGCACAAAAGCGTGATGGGCGGCCAGTTACCTGGATGTGCGATCCCATGCACGGAAACACGATTCAATCTTCCTCCGGCTATAAGACTCGCAGTTTTGAACGCATCCTGGAGGAAGTGGCTAGTTTCTTTGCCGCTCACCAAGAAGCGGGTACTATCCCAGGGGGAATCCACGTGGAATTGACTGGTGATGATGTCACCGAGGTAATCGGGGGTAGTGAACGCCTAACGGAAGATTCTTTGAAGAACCGCTACGAAACCCGGGTGGATCCGCGGCTAAATCACCAGCAATCTTTAGAACTAGCATTCCAGGTCGCGGAAATGCTGCAAAAACGCCACGATACCATGGGTAATCCTTTGCGTGAACCCTTAGAACCTTGGGGATATACCGTTTAA
- the erpA gene encoding iron-sulfur cluster insertion protein ErpA has protein sequence MSEEQAEKTATHKVTLTEAATKKVKSLLEQEGRDDLRLRIAVQPGGCSGLIYQLYFDERLLDGDAVVEFAPGVEVVVDKMSNPYLEGASIDFSDTIERQGFTIDNPNAVGSCACGQSFH, from the coding sequence ATGAGTGAAGAACAGGCTGAAAAAACAGCCACCCACAAAGTTACTTTGACCGAAGCCGCCACTAAGAAAGTAAAATCACTGCTAGAGCAGGAAGGACGCGATGATTTGCGGCTGCGAATTGCTGTCCAGCCAGGCGGCTGCTCCGGGCTAATTTACCAGCTCTATTTTGACGAACGGCTCCTGGATGGGGACGCAGTAGTAGAGTTCGCTCCCGGAGTAGAGGTAGTGGTCGATAAAATGTCCAACCCCTATTTAGAGGGCGCCTCTATTGACTTCTCGGATACTATCGAGCGGCAAGGCTTCACCATCGACAATCCGAACGCAGTAGGTTCTTGCGCCTGCGGCCAATCATTCCACTAA
- a CDS encoding superoxide dismutase gives MEKYTLPELPYDYAALEPHISGKIMELHHDKHHNTYVNGANAALEKLAAAREAGDLAAVNQYSKDLAFNLGGHTNHSVFWTNMGPDCGGEPEGELAAAISENFGSFEAFKKHFSAAATGLQGSGWAVLAWDSISSRLIIFQLFDQQGNVPVGVTPLLMLDMWEHAFYLDYQNVKADYVKAWWNVVNWENVAARFENAEKNFKSLINLA, from the coding sequence ATGGAGAAATACACGCTTCCGGAACTGCCCTACGACTACGCCGCTTTAGAGCCGCATATTTCTGGCAAGATCATGGAACTTCACCATGACAAGCACCACAACACCTATGTGAATGGCGCCAATGCCGCCCTAGAGAAGCTGGCAGCTGCCCGTGAAGCCGGGGATTTGGCAGCGGTTAACCAGTACTCGAAAGATCTAGCTTTCAACCTGGGCGGACACACCAACCACTCGGTTTTCTGGACCAACATGGGACCTGACTGCGGCGGAGAGCCCGAAGGCGAACTAGCCGCCGCAATCAGCGAAAACTTCGGTTCCTTTGAGGCTTTCAAGAAGCATTTCTCGGCGGCAGCCACCGGACTACAAGGCTCCGGCTGGGCCGTACTGGCGTGGGATTCCATTTCTTCCCGCCTCATCATCTTCCAGCTCTTCGATCAGCAAGGAAACGTACCCGTGGGGGTAACTCCGCTGCTGATGCTGGATATGTGGGAGCACGCTTTCTACCTGGACTACCAGAACGTGAAAGCTGACTACGTGAAGGCCTGGTGGAATGTGGTGAATTGGGAAAACGTTGCCGCCCGTTTCGAAAACGCCGAAAAGAACTTTAAGTCCCTAATCAACCTGGCCTAG
- a CDS encoding lysophospholipid acyltransferase family protein: MLKVILGPILKVLYRPWIKGAENIPETGAAILASNHLAVIDSFFLPLMIDREVVFVGKADYFTGKGLKGAFVKWFMTQVGTIPIDRSGGKKSQAALQKGLARLQEGELFGIYPEGTRSPDGRLYRGKTGVARLSLRSGAPVIPVAMIGTNIAQPIGTRIPRLHRIGVVVGDPLDFSRYQGMEDDRYVLRAITDEIMYSLMSLSGQEYVDLYAADVKKALAAKKDDQDAVAAEPKVQAPGGRQAPKTEVPEPPEETTGEGKKTKE, encoded by the coding sequence ATGCTGAAAGTAATCCTGGGGCCGATTCTAAAGGTTCTTTACCGCCCCTGGATCAAAGGAGCCGAGAACATTCCCGAGACCGGGGCGGCGATTCTGGCCTCGAATCATCTAGCGGTGATTGATTCTTTCTTTTTACCGCTCATGATTGACCGCGAAGTAGTTTTCGTGGGCAAAGCCGACTATTTCACCGGTAAAGGTCTAAAAGGTGCCTTTGTGAAGTGGTTTATGACTCAGGTGGGCACAATCCCTATTGACCGTTCTGGGGGGAAGAAATCCCAGGCCGCTTTGCAAAAGGGGTTGGCGCGTCTACAAGAGGGCGAATTATTTGGTATCTATCCGGAGGGTACCCGCAGTCCCGATGGGCGGCTTTATCGAGGCAAAACCGGGGTGGCGCGGCTGTCGCTACGCTCGGGTGCCCCGGTTATTCCGGTAGCCATGATTGGTACCAATATCGCCCAGCCGATTGGCACTCGTATTCCGCGCCTGCACCGCATTGGAGTGGTGGTTGGGGATCCTTTGGACTTTTCCCGCTACCAGGGGATGGAAGATGACCGCTACGTGTTGCGGGCAATCACCGACGAGATTATGTATTCCTTGATGAGCCTATCGGGGCAAGAATACGTGGACTTGTATGCGGCGGATGTGAAAAAGGCGTTGGCTGCGAAGAAGGATGACCAGGACGCGGTTGCTGCCGAACCGAAAGTGCAGGCCCCTGGCGGCAGGCAGGCTCCAAAAACCGAGGTGCCGGAGCCTCCCGAAGAAACTACCGGTGAGGGCAAAAAAACGAAAGAATAG